The genomic DNA ATGAATCACACCGAACTATGGAATCAAATTAAAGCCAAATTTAAGGAAAACCCTAAATTTGACGAAAATACGTATGCTACTTGGATCAACTCCGTTACCCCAATTTCATACGATGGTCACGTCTTAACCCTCGAACTTCCAACTGCGCTGCACCGTGACTACTGGGAACGCCAGTTAAAATCAACGTTTATTGAATACGCTTATGCAGTTACCCAAACGGATGTCCGCCCCAATTTAGTTTTAAAGGGCGAAACCGGACCGAACACTGACAATCTCGCGCAGTTTCAGCAAAATCACGCCAAGCCAACTACGCCGCACATTGATCCCCACCTGAATCCGCACTACACCTTCGATACCTTCGTGATTGGGCAGGGGAATCAAATGGCGCACGCCGCGGCCCTCGCGGTTTCCGAAGATCCCGGAAAGGTTTACAATCCACTGTTCTTCTATGGTGGCGTTGGACTAGGAAAAACCCACCTAATGCAGGCGATTGGTAACAAGGTCTTAAAGACCCATCCCAACGCAAACGTTAAGTACGTTACCACGGAAAAATTTACCAATGACTTCATTGATGCCCTGCAAAACAACAAAATGCAGGAATTTCGGCGGGTGTATCGCAACGTCGATTTACTATTAGTTGATGACATCCAGTTCCTTGCTAATAAAGAGGGAACCCAGGATGAGTTCTTTAATACTTTTAACGCCCTTTACGAAGAAAACAAACAAATCGTGATGACGGCCGACCGACTCCCAAACGAAATTAACTCGCTCACGGATCGCTTAGTCTCCCGGTTTAAATGGGGATTATCCGTTGACATTACGGCGCCCGATTTGGAAACCCGAGCTGCCATTCTGAGGGCTAAGGCCCAGTCGGAAGGACTCCAAGTCGACGATAACATTATGAGTTACATCGCCAGTCAAATTGATTCAAACGTCCGGGAACTAGAAGGTGCGCTCTCCCGCATTAAAGCCTTTGCCGACTTAAAGCAGGAACCAGTAACCATGGACCTCGTTTCCGAAGCGCTAAAACCCCTAAAGCTCAACAAGGAAAAGAGTGCGCTCACCCCCGAAACGATTATGAAAGTAACTGCGTCTTATTACCACGTCACGGTTAAGGAGCTGAAGGGGAAAAAACGGGTAAAAGCCATCGTCATTCCGCGACAGGTCGCCATGTATCTCTGTCGGGAACTCACCGATAATTCCCTCCCCAAAATCGGAGAGGCCTTTGGGGGCAAGGATCACACCACGGTAATTCATGCGCACGAAAAGATTACCAAAATGGCTGCTTCCGATGCCGAACTCCAAAAACAAATTGCCGATTTAAAAACTGAAATTCGGCACTAAGCGAGCGGGGGCGTAAGTGATCCTGGAAAAATGGTATAATGCTAGTTGTGGATAATTATTAAAAAACTAGGGCACTTACTAACAAACTTATCCACAGTGGATAACTGATTAACCACTTTGCTCTTTAAGAGTTATCCACAGAAATCACAGGCCCTACTACTACTACGATTTTTGTTTTAATTAATTAAATTAACCCACCGGCCCTGAAGGAGGAACTGAAGTATGCAATTTTCCATTAATCGACTTTCGTTTATTAAAGCCTTAGGAATTGTTCAACGAGCCATTTCAAGCAAGACAACGATTCCCATCCTTACCAACCTGCTGATTGATGTTTCCAACAGCAACATTCAATTAACGGGTAGTAATGCTGACATATCCATTCAAACCACGATTAGTGGGAATAATCCAGATCATGAATTAACCATTAGTTCAACTGGGAAAATCACGTTACCCGCTCGGTTTTTCAGTGAAATCGTTAAAAAACTCCCGGATCGGGAACTCTCGGTGGAAGTCGGTGATAACTTCCAAACCACCATTAAGTCAGGAAATTCTGAATTTACAATTAATGGATTGGATGCTAATGGATACCCACACTTACCTGAAGTTGATAGCGAACATCCCATTCACCTTCCAGCTGAAATTTTTCGGGAGGTCATTGGCCAAACTGTAATCGCGGTTTCTAAACAAGAAAGCCGCCCGATTTTAACTGGAGTTCACTTTACGTTAGACCACAATCAGCTACTGGCCGTTTCTACCGATAGTCACCGGCTTAGCCAACGGAACGTGGAATTACCCAAGGAAGCCGAAGGTGACTATAACGTGGTCATCCCGGGCGAAAGTCTAAAGGAATTAGCTCGGATGCTAGATGGTGAAACGAATGCCATTGACATGCATTTGTCGGAAAATCAGGTGCTCTTCACCTTTGGGGCGACTCGGTTTTACTCCCGACTCCTTGAGGGCAACTATCCAGATACCTCGCGGCTGGTCCCAACTTCCTCAGAAACCCAGGTCAAGTTTGCAGCAACTGACTTACTCGCTGCCGTGGAACGGGCGTCCTTGCTCTCCCATGAATCCCGCAACAACGTCATCAAATTTACAATTAAGCCTGCTGATCAAGTTGTAACGATCACGGGGAACTCCCCAGACGTAGGGAAAGTGGAAGAAGAGTTAACGCCCGCTACCCTTAGTGGGGCGGACTTGGAAATTTCGTTTAATCCGGATTACATGAAAGAAGCGCTCCGCGTCTTTGGTCCGATTGACGTTGAAATCGCCTTTACTTCGGCCTTACGACCGTTTACGATCACCCCGGCCGATAACCACACGAACTTTATTCAACTGATCACTCCTGTACGAACTTTTTAACCTAAAATCGCACTAAAAGCCCATAATTTAGTTTATGGGCTTTTTTGGTGCTTTAACGGTTTAAATGTCTAAATGACCTGAACGGGCTGAAACGGCTTATAAATGCGAGCTGGGTGTACTTTTTGAATTTTAAAGGTTATAATTAGAAGTAATGAAAGCAGGTGGCAAGATGAAAAAAGAGGTTTTAATTACAACGCCGTACGTGACGTTAGGCCAATTGCTTAAAATGGAAAATGTGATTGCTTCAGGCGGACAAGCAAAGTGGTTTTTACGCGAAAAAACCGTTTACCTAAATGATGAACCAGAAAACCGACGCGGGAAGAAGCTGTACGACGGTGATGTCGTCCGGGTTCCCGAGGTGGGTTTGTTTTTTATTAAGGCAAAGTAGGCCATTTCATGCGGATTGACGAACTAAAACTGCGAAATTTTCGTAATTATGAACGACTCGACGTCGCTTTTGCTCCCGGCGTCAATGTTTTGATTGGGGAAAACGCGCAGGGCAAAACGAACCTCTTGGAGGCGATTTACGTCTTAGCGTTAGCCCGCAGTCATCGCACTTCTAATAACCGAAATTTGATTACATGGGAGTACAAAACGGCGTCGCTCTGGGGTAAGATTCGGCGCGCGGCCGGCCCCACTCAGTTGGAACTGCGGCTTAACCCGAGTGGGAAGCAGGCGAAGGTCAATCACATTGAACAGGCGAAACTCTCAACTTACGTGGGACAGTTAAACGTGATTTTGTTTGCCCCAGAGGATCTGAAACTCGTTAAGGGTGCGCCACAGGTACGCCGGCGGTTCATGGATATTGAATTTGGGCAGATGAGTAACCGGTATTTATACAACGTGAGTCAGTACCGCCGGATTTTGAAACAGCGCAATGCTTACCTCCGCCAGTTGCACTTTCAAACCGCGCACGATCGGGTGTACCTCACGGTTTTATCGGATCAGTTAGCCGCTTACGCTGCAGAAATCATTTTTCAGCGCGTGCAACTGTTGCGGCGCTTGCAACACTGGTCGCAAGCATTGCATGCCGAAATTTCGCAGCATCGCGAGGAGTTGCAGTTTCGTTACTCGACGGCGCTTCCGCGGGAGCAACTGGCAAGTGTTGACATGATTTATCAGGCCCTATTGCAAAAGTTCGCGGATAATCAGGCAAAAGAAATTCAGCAGGGGACGACCCTCTACGGACCGCAACGGGATGATCTCCGGTTTTTGGTTAATGGTAAGGACGTTGCGACCTTTGGATCACAGGGACAACAACGGACTGCAGCCCTGGCCACTAAACTGGCGGAAATTGATCTGATGAAGGATGAGACGGGGGAGTACCCGGTCTTGCTCTTAGACGACGTCTTGTCAGAACTAGACGACATCCGGCAAACCCATTTGTTGACGGCAATTCAAAATAAAGTGCAGACGTTTTTAACGACAACTAGTCTGAGTGGGGTGTCAGCGGAGTTGATTCATGATCCCCGCTTGTTCCACATTCACGGCGGAAAGATTGACCAGTAGGAGGATGAACATGACAGAGCATTCGAATGAGACCAAGGCAGAACGAGCAAATGAGTATGATGCAAGTCAAATTCAAGTCCTAAAGGGACTAGAAGCGGTGCGGAAACGGCCGGGAATGTACATTGGTGCGACCAATTCGCAGGGGTTGCATCACCTCGTGTGGGAAATTGTTGATAATGGAATTGATGAGGCGCTCGCCGGCTTTGCCGACCAGATTGATGTGGTCATTGAAAAGGATAACAGCATCACGGTCACGGATAATGGTCGGGGGATCCCGGTTGACCAGCAAAAAGAAACCGGTAAGTCAGCGTTGGAAACGGTGTACACCATTCTGCACGCCGGTGGAAAGTTCGGCGGTGGCGGTTACAAGGTTTCTGGTGGATTGCACGGGGTCGGGGCCTCAGTGGTTAACGCGCTCTCCGAAAACCTCTCTGTGGAGGTGACTCGAAACGGGAAACGCTATTACATGGACTTTGTGCGTGGACACGTGCAGACGCCTTTGAAAGTAATTGGAACCGCCCCAGCTGAGACCCACGGAACGAAGGTTCACTTCTTACCCGATCCAGATATTTTCACGGAAACCACGGTTTATGACATGGAAACCCTGACGACCCGGATTCGGGAGTTAGCGTTCCTAAATAAGGGACTGCGGATCACAATTAAGGATAACCGGCAGGAACCGCCCGTTGAACACGATTTTCATTACGAGGGCGGGATTCGGCATTACGTGGAATACCTAGACCGGGATCGGACCGCGCTGTTTCAGGATCCCATTTACGTGGAAGGGGTCGAACACGACATTACGGTGGAAGTTTCGTTGCAATATACGGATGACTACCACAGTACGTTAAAAACCTTTACGAATAATATTAATACCTACGAAGGTGGAACCCACGAAGAGGGCTTTAAGCAGGCGTTGACTAGGATCATTAACGTCTATGCCCGCAATAACCACCTGCTTAAGGATAACGAGGATAACCTTACGGGACCGGATGTCCGTGAGGGGCTAACGGCCGTTGTGAGCGTTAAACACCCGGATCCGCAATTCGAAGGCCAGACCAAGACAAAGTTGGGAAATTCGGACGCCCGGACGGCCACAAATCACGTCTTTAGCCAGGAATTTGCGAAGTTTATGGATGAACATCCGCAGGTGGCCAAGGAAATCGTGCAAAAGGGGTTACTAGCAGCGAAGGCACGGTCAGCAGCCAAACGAGCTCGCGAAGTCACCCGGAAAAAAAGTGGACTAGAAATTAACAGCCTCCCGGGGAAACTTGCAAACAATACTAGTAAGGATCCCGCAATTTCAGAATTGTTCATCGTTGAGGGGGACTCGGCTGGTGGGTCTGCTAAGCAGGGGCGATCCCGGTTAACCCAGGCGATTCTACCCATTCGGGGGAAAATCCTGAACGTGGAAAAGGCCACCATGGATCGGATTTTAGCTAACGAGGAAATTCGGTCGTTATTTACGGCGATGGGAACGGGCTTTGGTGAAGAGTTCGACATTACGAAGGTGAACTACCACAAGTTAATCATCATGACCGATGCCGATGTCGATGGTGCCCACATCCAAACCCTGTTGTTAACCTTAATTTACAACTTTATGCGGCCGATGATTGATAAGGGCTACGTTTACATCGCTCAACCACCGCTCTATCGGGTGCGGCAGGGGAATAAGTTCCAACGCTACATTGACTCGGATGAAGAACTACAACAACTGTTGAGTTCATTACCCGCTGCCCCCAAACCGCAAATTCAACGGTACAAAGGGTTAGGGGAAATGGATGCCGAACAGCTGTGGGAAACCACGATGAATCCGGCTAACCGCCGCCTACTCCGGGTAACGTCTGACGATGCTGCCGCCGCAACAGCGGCCTTCCAGATGTTGATGGGAGAAAAAGTGGGCCCCCGCCGGCAATTTATCGAAGAGAATGCTAAGTTTGTTGAAAACCTGGATGTTTAACTTTGTTTCATGTGAAACAACCGGGAAAAGAGTTACCTAGAGGGAACGGAGGCAAGTTACGTGGCTAACGAAATGGAAACGCCAGAAACTAGAATAACCAACGTCGAATTGTCGAAAAAAATGAAGTCCTCATTTTTGGACTATGCCATGAGTGTGATTGTGGCGCGGGCACTACCAGACGTTCGGGATGGCTTAAAGCCCGTGAACCGGCGAATTTTGTACGGCATGGATCAACTCGGAGTCACGCCCGATAAACCCTACAAAAAGTCTGCCCGGATTGTCGGGGACGTTATGGGGAAGTATCACCCCCACGGGGATAGCTCCATTTACGAGGCGATGGTGCGGATGGCGCAGGAATTTAGCTACCGCTACCTACTAGTTGATGGGCACGGAAACTTTGGCTCCGTCGATGGCGACGGCGCCGCTGCCATGCGATATACCGAAGCCCGGTTAAGCAAGATTTCACTAGAAATGTTGCGGGATTTGAATAAGGATACCGTTGACTTTGCCCCGAACTACGACGGTACGGAACGGGAACCAGTGGTCCTCCCGGCTCGAATTCCGAACCTGTTGCTAAATGGAGTAACCGGAATTGCGGTGGGAATGGCCACGAACATCCCCCCGCATAATTTAAGTGAGGTCATCTCGGCCATTCACTTGCTGATGAAAAAACCAGCAGCCAAGGTTAACGAGTTGATGGAAGTGCTGCCTGGGCCTGATTTTCCAACTGGCGGCATCGTAATGGGGAAATCGGGGATTCGACATGCCTATGAAACTGGTCACGGCAACATCGTGGTTCGGGCTAAGGTCGATATCGAAGAGGACCGCCATGGAAAACAAACCATCGTTGCAACCGAGTTGCCATACATGGTTAATAAGGCGAAGTTAATTGAACGAATTGCGGACTTAGTTCGGGATAAACGTATTAACGGGATTACGGCAATTAATGACGAGTCCGACCGGGAAGGAATGCGGATTGTCATCGAAGTGCGCCGGGATGCCAGTGCCGAAGTGGTACTCAACAACCTCTACAAGATGACGTTGATGCAAACTTCGTACAGCTTTAACATGCTGGCAATCATCGACGGAGCGCCCAAGGTGTTGAGCCTCAGAGAGATTTTGAATAGCTACTTGGATTACCAAGTAGATGTCATTACCCGTCGGACCCGTTTTAACCTGAAAAAGGCGGAAGCCCGAGCACACATTTTAGCGGGATTGTTGGTGGCGTTAGACCACATTGACCAAGTAATTCAAATCATTCGGAGTTCCAAAACGGGTGAGATTGCCAAACAACAGTTGATTGATAACTTTGCGTTAGACGATAAACAAGCTCAGGCTATTTTAGACATGCGGTTGGTCCGGTTAACCGGATTGGAACGCGGAAAAATCACCGATGAACATCAAAAGTTATTGGAACAAATTAATGACTATCGGGATATTCTAAATAGTCACGACCGGGTCACAGACATCATCTATAACGAGTTGTTAGAGACGCAAAAGAAGTTTGGCGATGCCCGGCGGACGGAATTGATGGTGGGGGAAATTACCAGCATCGAGGATGAAGACCTCATCGAGGCCAAGAATGTCACCATTACGTTAACCCATAACGGGTACATCAAGCGGATTCCGACCGATGACTTTAAGGCCCAAAACCGCGGTGGTCGTGGAATTAAGGGAATGGGTGTGAACCAGGATGACTTTATTGAACACTTACTGACCGGTTCCACGCATGACCAACTGCTGTTTTTCACTACGGCAGGGAAGGTGTACAGCCTAAAGGCCTATGAAGTTCCGGAATACGGACGCTCGGCCAAGGGAATTCCGATCGTCAACCTCTTACAACTGGGTGAACACGAAAAGATTCAAACCGTCTTAGACATTAGTGATACAGAAGATGTTGCTCACAAGGATCTCTTCTTTACCACGAAGCTGGGAACGGTCAAACGGACCCCGTTAGCTGAATTTGTCAACATCAGAAACAATGGGCTCAAGGCCATTAATCTGCGGGACACGGATGAAGTAATCAAGGTTTCGTTAGTAAGCGAAACCGATGATGTCATCATTGGAACGCACGCGGGTTACGCCGTGAGTTTTAAGGTCAATGCCGTTCGGTCAATGGGCCGCTCCGCCACTGGAGTTCGAGGTGTGAAACTTCGGGACCAGGACTACGTAATTGGCGCTGACGTGCTTGTTTCCGGTGGAGATGTGTTTGTAATCTCAGAAAAGGGTTACGGAAAACGAACTCCGATTGCCCAGTATCCAATTAAAGGCCGGGGCGGTAAGGGGATTAAGACGTCCAACGTTACTGAGAAAAACGGACCAGTCGTTGGTCTGGGCGTTGTGCTCGGCGATGAAGACATCATGTTAATTACCGACCAAGGGGTTATGATTCGGTTCGCAACGGAAAATGTTTCGGAAACGGGCCGGGCCACCATGGGGGTTCACCTGATTCGGATTGATGAAGATTCGAAGGTGGCCACGATGGCGATCGTCACGAAAACGGATGATGAACCGGCTACACCGGTAGCAAATGCATCAGCACCTGATGACGAATAATTAAAAACGAAAAAAAGATGCCACGTTGGCATCTTTTTTTACGTAGTTAACTAAGTATCGGTAAATCGCATTCGTGGATTGTCAACGGGCCTAAGCAATGCTATAATGTAAAGCTGTAGATTGACTCTGAGTCAAACTGCAACCCTTGCTCTTCAAATCGTTGGAGGGCCGAAAGTCCATAAGGAGGTGCAAATTCATGGAAAACAAATATGAAATTACTTACATCATCCGTCCTGATCTTGACGACGCTGCTAAAACTGCTTTAGTAGAACGGTTTGACAAAATCTTGACTGATAATGGTGCCAAGTTGATCGATTCAAAGGATTGGTCGAAGCGGCGGTTTGCTTACGAAATTGATGGATTCAACGAAGGAATCTACCACGTTGTAAACTTAACTGCGGAAGACAGTCGAGCAATTGACGAATTCGACCGGTTGTCGAAGTTTAGTGACAACATTTTACGGCAAATGACTGTTAAACGTGATAAATAAGCTATCTAAGAACGAGAGGAGCGTTTCAGTATGATTAATACCGTGGTCCTAACTGGACGATTAACACGAGATGTCGATTTACGATACACCCAAAGCGGGGCAGCCGTGGGTTCCTTTACCCTGGCCGTTGATCGCCGCTTCACCAATCAAAATGGTGACCGGGAAGCTGACTTCGTTAATTGTGTTATTTGGCGGAAATCAGCTGAAAACCTTGCCAACTTCGTTCATAAAGGGTCATTGCTTGGGGTAGAAGGCCGCCTGCAAACGCGGAACTATGAAAACAAGCAGGGCCAGCGAGTTTATGTAACGGAAGTCGTTGTTGAAAACTTTACTCTGTTGGAACCACGAAATAGTGGTCAACAAGGCAACAACGCTGGCAACCAAGCTCCTCAACAAAATCCATTTGGAACTCCGCAATCGAATAACTTCGGCGGCCAAGCTGATCACAATGGTGCAAACCAGAGTAATCCTAGCAATGGGAATGATAATTCTGCCGATCCGTTTGCCGGTTCAGGAGACCAAATCGATATTTCCGATGATGATTTACCATTCTAAAGTGGGACAAATCTGATTAACGAACGAGGAGGGGATTACACATGGCTGAACAAAGACACGCAAGAGGTAGAAGAGGTGGACGTCGGCGTCGGAAGGTTGACTTCATCGCTGCAAACCACATTGACTACATCGATTACAAAGATGTTGATTTATTAAAGCGGTTCATCTCAGAACGGGGTAAGATTTTACCCCGTCGAGTAACGGGAACTAGCGCTAAGAACCAACGGAAATTAACAATTGCCATTAAACGGGCTCGGATCATGGGCTTGTTACCATTCGTTGTTGAAGACTAATGGGTAATTGCAAAGAGTTTCTCAGAGATGAGAAGCTCTTTTTTCTTTGCTGCAATTAGGCCTGGTTCGGCAGATCGGATTCGCTCCTTTTTAGGGGAGAGTTTGTGATAAAATAAAGCGTAATAGATCCCCATTGAGTAAAGGAGCAAATGATGAAAAAGGAAAACACAACGCTGGCGTTGCCACCTTTTATGCATAATCGACACCTGCGTAACATCGCCATTTTCATTTCCCTGAACTTGGTCTTGGGTCTGGTAATTGCGTTTGTTTACAACGTGTGGGTTGGAGGAGTTCTCCTGCTGCTAGCCTGCGTGGGTCTCTTCTTTGTAAGTAAAGAACTAAACGTGGTCGAACAAAAAGCCAATAATTACATGGACAGCCTCTCGTACCTAATCAAACGGGGGGAACAAGAATCAATGCTGGAAATGCCGTTGGGGGTTTTAATTTTAGATAGCCAACAACGGGTTAGCTGGATTAATCCGTATTTGCAACCCTATTTTAAAACGGATCGGGTGGTAGGTAAGCAGTTGGAACAAGTTGCCCCCCACCTCGCGCAGGTGATTCAGACCAACTGGGAACAGGATGATCCGTTTGAAGCCACCTGGAACGGTCGGTACTTTAACCTTTTGATTCAACGGCAGTACCGAACCATTTATCTCATGGACATCACGCACTACGCTGAGGTGGAAGTTCAGTATGAAAACGAGAAAGTGGCCATTGGGGAGATTTACCTTGATAATTTTGATGAGGTTAGTCAATCCATGTCGGACCAAGAAATTTCAAACTTGCGAAATTACGTCACGAATAAGCTAACCGAATGGGCGCAACGGTACGGGATTTATCTCAAACGGATTGATGCCGAGCACTATTCAATTATGATGTACATGCGCTCGTTAACGGCGGTTGAAGCCGATAAATTTAACATTCTCGACACGATTCGGAAGGGGACGGTGCAACAGAACTTCCCAATTACGTTGAGCATTGGGATTGCGTATGGTGATACGGATTTGAACCAACTGGCCGATTTAGCCCAAAATAATTTGGATCTCGCACTTGGTCGGGGTGGGGATCAAGCCGTGATTAAGTCTAAGGACGGGAGGGCCGTTTTCTTCGGGGGCAAGACGAACCCGATGGAGAAGCGGACCCGGGTCCGGGCGCGGATGATCACGCACGCTCTAGTGCAATTAATGGGCACGGCCGACCAGATCTTTGTGGACGGTCACAAACAGCCGGACATGGATTCCTGGGGGGCAGCCT from Fructilactobacillus ixorae includes the following:
- the gyrA gene encoding DNA gyrase subunit A, with the translated sequence METPETRITNVELSKKMKSSFLDYAMSVIVARALPDVRDGLKPVNRRILYGMDQLGVTPDKPYKKSARIVGDVMGKYHPHGDSSIYEAMVRMAQEFSYRYLLVDGHGNFGSVDGDGAAAMRYTEARLSKISLEMLRDLNKDTVDFAPNYDGTEREPVVLPARIPNLLLNGVTGIAVGMATNIPPHNLSEVISAIHLLMKKPAAKVNELMEVLPGPDFPTGGIVMGKSGIRHAYETGHGNIVVRAKVDIEEDRHGKQTIVATELPYMVNKAKLIERIADLVRDKRINGITAINDESDREGMRIVIEVRRDASAEVVLNNLYKMTLMQTSYSFNMLAIIDGAPKVLSLREILNSYLDYQVDVITRRTRFNLKKAEARAHILAGLLVALDHIDQVIQIIRSSKTGEIAKQQLIDNFALDDKQAQAILDMRLVRLTGLERGKITDEHQKLLEQINDYRDILNSHDRVTDIIYNELLETQKKFGDARRTELMVGEITSIEDEDLIEAKNVTITLTHNGYIKRIPTDDFKAQNRGGRGIKGMGVNQDDFIEHLLTGSTHDQLLFFTTAGKVYSLKAYEVPEYGRSAKGIPIVNLLQLGEHEKIQTVLDISDTEDVAHKDLFFTTKLGTVKRTPLAEFVNIRNNGLKAINLRDTDEVIKVSLVSETDDVIIGTHAGYAVSFKVNAVRSMGRSATGVRGVKLRDQDYVIGADVLVSGGDVFVISEKGYGKRTPIAQYPIKGRGGKGIKTSNVTEKNGPVVGLGVVLGDEDIMLITDQGVMIRFATENVSETGRATMGVHLIRIDEDSKVATMAIVTKTDDEPATPVANASAPDDE
- the rpsR gene encoding 30S ribosomal protein S18, producing MAEQRHARGRRGGRRRRKVDFIAANHIDYIDYKDVDLLKRFISERGKILPRRVTGTSAKNQRKLTIAIKRARIMGLLPFVVED
- the yaaA gene encoding S4 domain-containing protein YaaA, with product MKKEVLITTPYVTLGQLLKMENVIASGGQAKWFLREKTVYLNDEPENRRGKKLYDGDVVRVPEVGLFFIKAK
- a CDS encoding DHH family phosphoesterase, which gives rise to MKKENTTLALPPFMHNRHLRNIAIFISLNLVLGLVIAFVYNVWVGGVLLLLACVGLFFVSKELNVVEQKANNYMDSLSYLIKRGEQESMLEMPLGVLILDSQQRVSWINPYLQPYFKTDRVVGKQLEQVAPHLAQVIQTNWEQDDPFEATWNGRYFNLLIQRQYRTIYLMDITHYAEVEVQYENEKVAIGEIYLDNFDEVSQSMSDQEISNLRNYVTNKLTEWAQRYGIYLKRIDAEHYSIMMYMRSLTAVEADKFNILDTIRKGTVQQNFPITLSIGIAYGDTDLNQLADLAQNNLDLALGRGGDQAVIKSKDGRAVFFGGKTNPMEKRTRVRARMITHALVQLMGTADQIFVDGHKQPDMDSWGAALGIRRIAQMNGKQCYIVFDDQDVHTDIRRLLDKIKDYPDIEASIISTDEAVKLATDDSLMIMVDHSNPKIGVAQELYQKLENRVVIIDHHRRGEDFPPNPLLAYVEPYASSACELITEMFEYQSQSADPMNELEATAMLTGIVVDTQSFTVKTGTRTFDAASYLRSAGANVEEIASFMKENVKNYMDENHLISLVKFESDHIALITAEDEVAYDSVTAAKAVDSLLSVDGVEASFVVFRRQDGNVGISARSTGTINVQLIMEQLGGGGHLGAGATQLTDQTVPEASELLKTTIKTSLSDNPPTDE
- the recF gene encoding DNA replication/repair protein RecF (All proteins in this family for which functions are known are DNA-binding proteins that assist the filamentation of RecA onto DNA for the initiation of recombination or recombinational repair.), yielding MRIDELKLRNFRNYERLDVAFAPGVNVLIGENAQGKTNLLEAIYVLALARSHRTSNNRNLITWEYKTASLWGKIRRAAGPTQLELRLNPSGKQAKVNHIEQAKLSTYVGQLNVILFAPEDLKLVKGAPQVRRRFMDIEFGQMSNRYLYNVSQYRRILKQRNAYLRQLHFQTAHDRVYLTVLSDQLAAYAAEIIFQRVQLLRRLQHWSQALHAEISQHREELQFRYSTALPREQLASVDMIYQALLQKFADNQAKEIQQGTTLYGPQRDDLRFLVNGKDVATFGSQGQQRTAALATKLAEIDLMKDETGEYPVLLLDDVLSELDDIRQTHLLTAIQNKVQTFLTTTSLSGVSAELIHDPRLFHIHGGKIDQ
- the dnaN gene encoding DNA polymerase III subunit beta, producing the protein MQFSINRLSFIKALGIVQRAISSKTTIPILTNLLIDVSNSNIQLTGSNADISIQTTISGNNPDHELTISSTGKITLPARFFSEIVKKLPDRELSVEVGDNFQTTIKSGNSEFTINGLDANGYPHLPEVDSEHPIHLPAEIFREVIGQTVIAVSKQESRPILTGVHFTLDHNQLLAVSTDSHRLSQRNVELPKEAEGDYNVVIPGESLKELARMLDGETNAIDMHLSENQVLFTFGATRFYSRLLEGNYPDTSRLVPTSSETQVKFAATDLLAAVERASLLSHESRNNVIKFTIKPADQVVTITGNSPDVGKVEEELTPATLSGADLEISFNPDYMKEALRVFGPIDVEIAFTSALRPFTITPADNHTNFIQLITPVRTF
- the rpsF gene encoding 30S ribosomal protein S6; the protein is MENKYEITYIIRPDLDDAAKTALVERFDKILTDNGAKLIDSKDWSKRRFAYEIDGFNEGIYHVVNLTAEDSRAIDEFDRLSKFSDNILRQMTVKRDK
- the ssb gene encoding single-stranded DNA-binding protein, giving the protein MINTVVLTGRLTRDVDLRYTQSGAAVGSFTLAVDRRFTNQNGDREADFVNCVIWRKSAENLANFVHKGSLLGVEGRLQTRNYENKQGQRVYVTEVVVENFTLLEPRNSGQQGNNAGNQAPQQNPFGTPQSNNFGGQADHNGANQSNPSNGNDNSADPFAGSGDQIDISDDDLPF
- the gyrB gene encoding DNA topoisomerase (ATP-hydrolyzing) subunit B, coding for MTEHSNETKAERANEYDASQIQVLKGLEAVRKRPGMYIGATNSQGLHHLVWEIVDNGIDEALAGFADQIDVVIEKDNSITVTDNGRGIPVDQQKETGKSALETVYTILHAGGKFGGGGYKVSGGLHGVGASVVNALSENLSVEVTRNGKRYYMDFVRGHVQTPLKVIGTAPAETHGTKVHFLPDPDIFTETTVYDMETLTTRIRELAFLNKGLRITIKDNRQEPPVEHDFHYEGGIRHYVEYLDRDRTALFQDPIYVEGVEHDITVEVSLQYTDDYHSTLKTFTNNINTYEGGTHEEGFKQALTRIINVYARNNHLLKDNEDNLTGPDVREGLTAVVSVKHPDPQFEGQTKTKLGNSDARTATNHVFSQEFAKFMDEHPQVAKEIVQKGLLAAKARSAAKRAREVTRKKSGLEINSLPGKLANNTSKDPAISELFIVEGDSAGGSAKQGRSRLTQAILPIRGKILNVEKATMDRILANEEIRSLFTAMGTGFGEEFDITKVNYHKLIIMTDADVDGAHIQTLLLTLIYNFMRPMIDKGYVYIAQPPLYRVRQGNKFQRYIDSDEELQQLLSSLPAAPKPQIQRYKGLGEMDAEQLWETTMNPANRRLLRVTSDDAAAATAAFQMLMGEKVGPRRQFIEENAKFVENLDV
- the dnaA gene encoding chromosomal replication initiator protein DnaA; translated protein: MNHTELWNQIKAKFKENPKFDENTYATWINSVTPISYDGHVLTLELPTALHRDYWERQLKSTFIEYAYAVTQTDVRPNLVLKGETGPNTDNLAQFQQNHAKPTTPHIDPHLNPHYTFDTFVIGQGNQMAHAAALAVSEDPGKVYNPLFFYGGVGLGKTHLMQAIGNKVLKTHPNANVKYVTTEKFTNDFIDALQNNKMQEFRRVYRNVDLLLVDDIQFLANKEGTQDEFFNTFNALYEENKQIVMTADRLPNEINSLTDRLVSRFKWGLSVDITAPDLETRAAILRAKAQSEGLQVDDNIMSYIASQIDSNVRELEGALSRIKAFADLKQEPVTMDLVSEALKPLKLNKEKSALTPETIMKVTASYYHVTVKELKGKKRVKAIVIPRQVAMYLCRELTDNSLPKIGEAFGGKDHTTVIHAHEKITKMAASDAELQKQIADLKTEIRH